The following are encoded in a window of Halosolutus halophilus genomic DNA:
- a CDS encoding TrmB family transcriptional regulator has product MVSFDEEQAEAEALDRFQELGLSQYEAQTLINILRLGTGTAQDITRVNNVPRTRVYEAADRLHERGFIDILHTTPRKFTVVSEETIIRTLNVERENTITELAECLETIGPAQPQREQFGVWTVTGREAVSSRIDEFIADAEEQIVYMTVDELLTDEHLDRIEAAADRGVEIYLAGISDDVQNRIQETVPSAELFDTLWEWEETPAGSLLITDEETALVSALVDGYANETEIEETAIWGAGDRNSLVVVLRAIFTWRLDGDRAE; this is encoded by the coding sequence ATGGTGTCGTTCGACGAAGAGCAGGCCGAAGCCGAGGCGCTCGACCGGTTCCAGGAACTCGGACTCTCCCAGTACGAAGCCCAGACGCTGATCAATATCCTGCGACTCGGGACGGGAACCGCCCAGGACATCACCCGCGTCAACAACGTCCCCCGGACTCGCGTGTACGAAGCGGCCGATCGACTCCACGAACGGGGATTCATCGACATCCTGCACACGACGCCGCGAAAATTCACGGTGGTCTCGGAGGAGACGATCATCCGCACGCTCAACGTCGAACGTGAGAACACCATTACCGAACTCGCGGAGTGTCTGGAGACGATCGGGCCAGCCCAGCCCCAGCGCGAACAGTTCGGCGTCTGGACGGTCACCGGTCGGGAGGCGGTGTCCTCCCGCATCGACGAGTTCATCGCCGACGCCGAGGAACAGATCGTCTACATGACCGTCGACGAGTTGCTCACCGACGAGCACCTCGACCGGATCGAGGCGGCCGCCGATCGCGGGGTCGAGATCTATCTTGCGGGCATCTCCGACGACGTACAGAACCGTATCCAGGAGACGGTGCCGTCGGCCGAACTGTTCGACACGCTCTGGGAGTGGGAAGAGACACCTGCCGGAAGCCTGTTGATTACCGACGAAGAGACGGCGCTCGTCAGTGCGCTCGTGGACGGCTACGCGAACGAGACGGAGATCGAAGAGACGGCGATCTGGGGGGCGGGCGACCGAAACAGTCTCGTCGTCGTCCTTCGAGCGATCTTCACGTGGCGACTCGACGGCGATCGAGCGGAGTGA
- a CDS encoding metallophosphoesterase family protein has translation MTVRPHSGQRLARLDRPTATEPTRLAILSDVHLATDATGTWKVFHRTERHLRGAVAAVNDRDVDGVVVAGDLTRNGVPAEFDLFDDLAAFDPPAVAVPGNHDFPTTFDEHDSLPIRKFEERYTPGGLPFRIRFGDLAVFGLDSHAATPGSPAETWDGRIDAEQLMWLDEVLTDADADASIVVVHHNLPATGDLYERYRAELPVAGEVPGFSNPEPLVDLLVSHDVALVVTGHLHFPAIERADGVTELTVPAVSSFPHGLLVLEIDDRGTVVRFVPLTNGDGMVESIAHGYEKDRVLLSAAQLATFPLVDDFA, from the coding sequence ATGACGGTCCGACCACACTCCGGGCAACGTCTCGCCCGTCTCGATCGGCCGACGGCGACCGAGCCGACCCGGCTCGCGATCCTCTCCGACGTCCACCTCGCGACGGACGCGACCGGGACGTGGAAGGTGTTTCACCGCACGGAACGGCACCTGCGCGGTGCCGTCGCGGCCGTGAACGATCGGGACGTCGACGGGGTGGTCGTCGCGGGCGACCTGACGCGCAACGGCGTGCCCGCGGAGTTCGACCTGTTCGACGACCTCGCCGCCTTCGATCCGCCGGCAGTCGCGGTGCCGGGCAACCACGACTTCCCGACGACGTTCGACGAGCACGACTCGCTTCCGATCAGGAAGTTCGAGGAGCGGTACACGCCCGGCGGGCTCCCGTTCCGGATTCGGTTCGGCGACCTCGCCGTGTTCGGACTCGACAGCCACGCCGCGACCCCCGGGTCGCCCGCGGAGACGTGGGACGGCCGGATCGACGCGGAACAGCTGATGTGGCTCGACGAGGTGTTGACCGACGCCGACGCCGACGCGTCGATCGTCGTGGTCCACCACAACCTCCCGGCGACGGGCGACCTCTACGAGCGATACCGCGCGGAGTTGCCAGTCGCCGGCGAGGTCCCCGGATTCTCGAACCCCGAACCGCTGGTCGACCTCCTCGTGAGCCACGACGTCGCGCTGGTCGTCACCGGCCACCTCCACTTCCCCGCGATCGAGCGCGCCGACGGCGTGACGGAACTCACCGTCCCGGCGGTCTCGTCGTTCCCGCACGGCCTCCTCGTGCTCGAGATCGACGATCGGGGAACGGTCGTTCGGTTCGTCCCGTTGACGAACGGCGACGGAATGGTCGAGTCTATCGCGCACGGCTACGAGAAGGATCGGGTGTTGCTCTCGGCGGCGCAGTTGGCGACGTTCCCGCTCGTCGACGACTTCGCGTAG
- a CDS encoding PQQ-binding-like beta-propeller repeat protein, whose protein sequence is MNSHNSRNDRLALSRRRALRAAGIAAVTTTTGCLGSVREGIASSDEPPLTEHDGEVPTQTIPDGAVQFRGSVERWGYYPDERVPDAVEREWRFDELNQIDHNAAKASAVPLPDGGVVLPGDTGHVRAFEPDGEVRWTAETDLEDRGVHGTPAVVGDTVYVGAYDGICYAFDAATGEEVWQTRLGDYIGSSPLYFDDRLFVAVEYSGYDGSIFAVDPGDGAVRWEDAESRPDEHPHSTPAIDPETGTLVVGANDGLLYGWDTSTLELAWTFETDPHNDTDGEIKGPVATYDGGAFFGSWDGRIYRVDLEAGTEDWSFDTGRSAMTGPGIDPTLNAVFAGSHDGNMYAFDADTGEEAWRFGTDWRILSSPTVCADRLVFGSDDRTLYAVAKRSGEEVWHVDLDGYVSSTPLVYDGAIYVAERAPNPPDPEEDQDESEIDTDGGGYKFVAAE, encoded by the coding sequence ATGAACTCACACAACTCACGGAACGATAGACTAGCTCTCTCCCGCCGTCGAGCACTGCGCGCCGCCGGGATCGCCGCCGTCACCACGACCACCGGCTGTCTCGGCTCGGTCCGCGAGGGCATCGCGTCGAGCGACGAGCCGCCACTGACCGAGCACGACGGCGAGGTGCCGACCCAGACGATTCCCGACGGCGCCGTCCAGTTCCGCGGTTCGGTCGAGCGCTGGGGGTACTACCCGGACGAGCGCGTCCCCGACGCGGTCGAACGCGAGTGGCGCTTCGACGAACTCAACCAGATCGACCACAACGCCGCGAAGGCGAGCGCCGTTCCGCTTCCCGACGGCGGGGTCGTCCTGCCCGGCGACACCGGCCACGTCAGGGCGTTCGAGCCAGATGGCGAGGTGCGCTGGACCGCCGAAACCGACCTCGAGGACCGCGGCGTCCACGGCACGCCCGCGGTCGTCGGCGACACCGTTTACGTCGGCGCGTACGACGGGATCTGTTACGCCTTCGACGCCGCCACGGGCGAGGAGGTGTGGCAGACCCGACTCGGCGACTACATCGGTTCCAGCCCGCTCTACTTCGACGATCGGCTCTTCGTCGCGGTCGAGTACTCCGGCTACGACGGCAGTATCTTCGCCGTCGATCCCGGGGACGGCGCGGTGCGCTGGGAAGACGCGGAGAGCCGCCCGGACGAGCACCCGCACTCGACGCCGGCGATCGACCCCGAGACCGGGACGCTCGTCGTCGGAGCGAACGACGGACTCCTCTACGGATGGGACACGTCAACGCTCGAACTGGCGTGGACGTTCGAGACCGACCCGCACAACGACACGGACGGGGAGATCAAGGGCCCCGTCGCGACGTACGACGGCGGCGCATTCTTCGGCTCCTGGGACGGGCGCATCTACCGCGTCGACCTCGAAGCCGGCACCGAGGACTGGTCGTTCGACACGGGACGATCGGCCATGACCGGCCCCGGGATCGATCCGACGCTGAACGCGGTGTTCGCCGGCAGCCACGACGGGAACATGTACGCGTTCGACGCCGACACCGGCGAGGAGGCGTGGCGCTTCGGGACGGACTGGCGGATCCTCAGTTCCCCGACGGTCTGTGCCGATCGGCTCGTCTTCGGGTCGGACGATCGCACCCTCTACGCGGTCGCGAAGCGATCCGGCGAGGAGGTCTGGCACGTCGACCTGGACGGCTACGTTTCAAGCACGCCGCTGGTCTACGACGGCGCGATCTACGTCGCCGAGCGCGCGCCCAACCCGCCGGACCCGGAGGAGGATCAGGACGAGTCGGAGATCGACACCGACGGCGGCGGCTACAAGTTCGTGGCCGCCGAGTGA
- a CDS encoding MmgE/PrpD family protein has protein sequence MPTTLEIAQFVRETDSDDLSADVRDALKRRLLDSIGVAIAAEGAEPPRAVYRTVTDLEDDGPCTLWGRDGGASPVQAAMHNTALVRYLGYVDSFLAPGETPHPSDAVGAVVAAGEYADRSGSDLLAGLAIAYEIQAELAWNTPVREKGFDHVTHTVISAAAGASKLLGLDLEETRNAIAIAGTAHNALRVTRTGEINEWKGLASANAARNAVYSVMLATNGIAGPRNLFEGQQGWEDVLSGPFDVDLSPGERVHDVMTKRYVGETYAQSAVEGIIELARHQDLDPAAVAGIKLETFAGAKRIIGGGEGNRYDVETRAQADHSLPYMLAAALIDRDLSLAQYDPERIRRDDVQALLRIVDVSADPELTARFEAGEMPAIIDVTMDDGTTYRVEKDAFRGHPTNPIGWDGLEEKVDAIAGEHLADGRRDDLVETIRRLEEHEVADLTGVLA, from the coding sequence ATGCCCACGACGCTCGAGATAGCACAGTTCGTTCGGGAGACCGACTCCGACGACCTCTCCGCCGACGTCCGGGACGCGCTCAAACGCCGGCTCCTCGACTCGATCGGCGTCGCGATCGCCGCGGAGGGTGCCGAACCGCCCCGGGCCGTCTATCGAACGGTGACGGACCTCGAGGACGACGGGCCGTGTACGCTCTGGGGTCGCGACGGCGGTGCGTCGCCGGTGCAGGCGGCGATGCACAACACCGCGCTCGTCCGGTACCTCGGTTACGTGGACTCGTTTCTCGCGCCGGGCGAGACCCCCCACCCGAGCGATGCCGTCGGCGCCGTCGTCGCCGCCGGGGAGTACGCCGATCGATCGGGATCGGACCTGCTCGCGGGGCTCGCGATCGCCTACGAGATTCAGGCCGAACTCGCGTGGAACACCCCGGTCCGTGAGAAGGGATTCGATCACGTGACCCACACCGTCATCTCGGCCGCCGCGGGCGCGTCGAAACTCCTCGGACTGGATCTCGAGGAAACCCGGAACGCCATCGCCATCGCCGGAACCGCACACAACGCCCTGCGGGTAACTCGCACCGGCGAGATCAACGAGTGGAAGGGACTCGCGTCGGCGAACGCGGCGCGCAACGCGGTCTACTCGGTGATGCTGGCCACGAACGGGATCGCTGGGCCGCGGAACCTCTTCGAGGGACAGCAGGGGTGGGAGGACGTGCTCTCGGGGCCGTTCGACGTCGACCTCTCGCCCGGCGAGCGCGTCCACGACGTGATGACGAAGCGCTACGTCGGCGAAACCTACGCCCAGTCCGCGGTCGAGGGGATCATCGAACTCGCCCGGCACCAGGACCTCGATCCGGCCGCCGTCGCGGGGATCAAACTCGAGACGTTCGCCGGCGCGAAGCGCATCATCGGCGGCGGCGAGGGCAACCGCTACGATGTCGAGACGCGGGCCCAGGCGGACCACTCGCTGCCGTACATGCTCGCCGCGGCGCTGATCGATCGCGACCTCTCGCTCGCACAGTACGACCCCGAGCGCATCCGGCGCGACGACGTGCAGGCGTTGCTCCGGATCGTCGACGTCAGCGCGGATCCCGAACTCACGGCGCGATTCGAGGCGGGCGAGATGCCCGCGATCATCGACGTCACGATGGACGACGGCACCACATACCGGGTCGAGAAGGACGCCTTCCGCGGCCACCCGACGAATCCGATCGGCTGGGACGGCCTCGAGGAGAAGGTCGACGCGATCGCGGGCGAACACCTCGCGGACGGCCGTCGCGACGATCTGGTCGAGACGATCCGGCGTCTCGAGGAACACGAGGTGGCTGACCTGACGGGGGTGCTGGCGTAG
- a CDS encoding glutamate-cysteine ligase family protein, translating into MKTSIEVEYWVIDRDGDLTSPGELTDVSDRTVEEFVEPLFELKTPPCESIEELRHRFLEELDAVLSRAEELDKRLVPLGTPINCDGITRRPGERGRIQKRVVGSDFDCAKHCAGTHVHVEKRNVTDQLNTLIALDPALALVNSSPYVRGERVANGARAYWYRKEGYDRYPKHGQLWAYVENVGEWHRRLEHRFEEFKSAAIGAGVDEAAVEEHFSPDDVVWTPIRLRESMPTVEWRSPDAALPSQLLRLTGELRAVMDGLHHTNVQIEDRSGDAPGRVTSDGISLPDFDTTCDLAEAAIHDGLEDDRVAGYLDRMGFSIGDYHPIATRIDGRQYVTRGDARDLRLEYANALEADVDALLGTIEP; encoded by the coding sequence ATGAAAACGAGCATCGAGGTCGAATACTGGGTGATCGATCGAGACGGCGACCTCACGTCGCCGGGCGAACTCACCGACGTCTCCGATCGGACGGTCGAGGAGTTCGTCGAACCGCTGTTCGAACTGAAGACGCCGCCCTGCGAGTCGATCGAGGAGCTTCGCCACCGGTTCCTCGAGGAACTCGACGCCGTCCTCTCGCGTGCCGAGGAACTGGACAAACGGCTCGTCCCGCTGGGGACGCCGATCAACTGCGACGGGATTACGCGTCGGCCCGGCGAACGGGGCCGCATCCAGAAGCGGGTCGTCGGGTCGGACTTCGACTGTGCGAAGCACTGTGCGGGGACCCACGTCCACGTCGAGAAGCGAAACGTCACGGACCAGCTCAACACGCTCATCGCACTGGATCCGGCGCTCGCGCTCGTCAACTCGTCGCCGTACGTCCGGGGTGAGCGGGTCGCGAACGGCGCACGCGCCTACTGGTACCGGAAGGAGGGGTACGACCGGTACCCGAAACACGGTCAGCTCTGGGCGTACGTCGAGAACGTCGGCGAGTGGCACCGCCGCCTCGAGCACCGCTTCGAGGAGTTCAAGTCGGCCGCGATCGGGGCGGGCGTCGACGAGGCGGCGGTCGAGGAGCACTTCTCGCCCGACGACGTCGTCTGGACGCCGATCCGACTGCGGGAGTCGATGCCGACCGTCGAGTGGCGATCGCCCGACGCGGCGCTCCCGAGTCAACTCCTTCGACTGACCGGCGAACTCCGGGCGGTGATGGACGGCCTCCATCACACCAACGTGCAGATCGAGGACCGAAGCGGCGACGCGCCCGGCCGCGTCACGAGCGACGGCATCTCGCTCCCCGACTTCGACACCACCTGTGACCTCGCGGAGGCCGCCATCCACGACGGGCTCGAAGACGACCGCGTCGCCGGCTATCTCGATCGCATGGGGTTCTCGATCGGCGACTACCACCCGATCGCGACGCGGATCGACGGTCGACAGTACGTCACCAGGGGCGACGCCCGCGACCTGCGACTCGAGTACGCGAACGCGCTCGAGGCCGACGTCGACGCGTTACTGGGTACGATCGAACCCTGA